The Vescimonas coprocola genome includes a window with the following:
- a CDS encoding ParA family protein, with protein MAKIVAIVNQKGGVGKTTSCVNLAAALKAAGQRILLCDFDPQANATSGMGVDKTVSNGIYDVLINSVETEKAIVRTSYGDVLPSSKALAGASVEMIDLPERQFRLRMALEQVRDNYDYVFIDCPPSLELLTLNALCAADSLLVPLQGEYYALEGLSDLMNTVRLVRRSLNPKLEIEGVLLTMFDGRTNLAIQVAQEVKRFFPGKVYATVIPRNVRLSEAPSHGKPITSYDRSCRGAEAYVQLAQEFLKRNNG; from the coding sequence ATGGCGAAAATCGTTGCGATCGTGAATCAGAAGGGCGGTGTGGGCAAGACCACCTCCTGCGTGAATCTGGCGGCTGCCCTGAAGGCCGCCGGGCAGCGCATCCTGCTGTGCGACTTTGACCCGCAGGCCAACGCCACCTCCGGTATGGGCGTGGACAAGACCGTATCCAACGGCATCTATGACGTGCTCATCAACAGCGTGGAGACGGAAAAGGCCATCGTCCGCACCTCCTATGGTGACGTGCTGCCCAGCAGCAAGGCACTGGCCGGAGCCAGTGTGGAGATGATCGACCTGCCGGAGCGGCAGTTTCGGCTGCGGATGGCGCTGGAGCAGGTGCGGGACAACTACGACTATGTATTCATCGACTGCCCCCCGTCGCTGGAACTACTGACCTTGAACGCTCTGTGTGCGGCGGACTCCCTGCTGGTACCTTTGCAGGGGGAGTACTATGCGCTGGAGGGGCTGTCCGACCTGATGAACACCGTGCGGCTGGTGCGGCGGAGCCTGAACCCCAAGCTGGAGATCGAGGGTGTGCTGCTGACCATGTTCGACGGGCGCACCAATCTGGCCATTCAGGTAGCCCAAGAGGTGAAGCGCTTCTTCCCCGGCAAGGTCTACGCCACGGTGATTCCCCGGAATGTGCGGCTTTCGGAGGCGCCCAGCCACGGAAAGCCCATCACCTCCTATGACCGCAGCTGTCGCGGGGCTGAGGCCTATGTGCAGCTGGCACAGGAGTTTTTGAAGAGAAACAACGGATGA
- the mscL gene encoding large-conductance mechanosensitive channel protein MscL: MKKFLSEFKEFALRGNVLDMAIGVVIGGAFGKITTSLVNDVIMPLVGMLIGGIDLGQLDIVLKPAVMNGDKVVTEAVTLGIGTFLTTIIDFILVALVIFLMIKAINRFHKKKEEAPGPEEPKGPTSEELLTEIRDLLKEKNQ; the protein is encoded by the coding sequence ATGAAGAAATTTCTGAGCGAGTTCAAGGAGTTCGCCCTGCGGGGCAACGTGCTGGACATGGCCATCGGCGTAGTCATCGGCGGCGCCTTCGGTAAGATCACCACCTCTCTGGTCAACGACGTCATCATGCCTCTGGTGGGGATGCTCATCGGCGGCATCGATCTGGGCCAGCTGGATATCGTACTGAAGCCCGCCGTTATGAACGGCGATAAAGTGGTTACAGAGGCCGTGACGCTGGGCATCGGCACCTTCCTCACCACCATCATCGACTTCATTCTGGTGGCGCTGGTGATCTTTCTTATGATCAAGGCCATCAACCGCTTCCACAAGAAGAAGGAAGAGGCCCCCGGCCCGGAGGAGCCCAAGGGTCCCACCAGCGAGGAGCTGCTGACGGAGATCCGTGACCTGCTGAAGGAGAAGAACCAGTGA
- the serS gene encoding serine--tRNA ligase — protein MLDIKFIRENPDAVKENIRKKFQNAKLPLVDEVIALDAEKRAAENEGNDLRAQRNKLSKQVGMLMGQAKKDPSKLEEAEAVKAQVKADADRLAQLEEMEEKLSQQIHHILLVIPQMIDPSVPIGKDDSCNVEVERFGEATVPAFDIPYHTDIMERFDGIDLDAAGRVSGNGFYYLMGDIARLHEAVLAYGRDFMINKGFTYCIPPFMIHGSVVEGVMSQTDMDAMMYKIEGEDLYLIGTSEHSMIGKFIDQIVPVESLPQTLTSYSPCFRKEKGAHGIEERGIYRIHQFEKQEMIVVCKPEDSKAWYEKLWRYSVELFRSLDIPVRQLECCSGDLADLKCKSCDIEAWSPRQQKYFEVCSCSNLGDAQARRLKIRYKDENGRMQLCHTLNNTCVAPPRMLIAFLENNLQPDGTVLIPKVLQPYMGGCEKLVPKR, from the coding sequence ATGCTTGATATCAAATTTATCCGGGAGAACCCAGATGCCGTAAAGGAGAACATCCGCAAGAAGTTCCAGAATGCCAAGCTGCCGCTGGTGGACGAGGTCATTGCGTTGGATGCCGAGAAGCGAGCCGCCGAGAACGAGGGCAATGATCTGCGGGCCCAGCGCAACAAGCTCTCCAAGCAGGTGGGGATGCTGATGGGACAGGCGAAGAAGGATCCCTCCAAGCTGGAGGAGGCCGAGGCGGTGAAGGCGCAAGTGAAGGCCGACGCCGACCGTCTGGCTCAGCTGGAGGAGATGGAGGAGAAGCTGAGCCAGCAGATCCACCACATCCTGCTGGTGATCCCTCAGATGATCGACCCTTCCGTGCCGATCGGCAAGGACGACAGCTGCAACGTGGAGGTAGAGCGCTTCGGCGAGGCTACGGTGCCTGCCTTCGACATCCCCTACCACACGGACATCATGGAGCGATTCGACGGCATCGATCTGGACGCTGCGGGCCGGGTGTCCGGCAACGGCTTTTACTATCTCATGGGCGACATCGCCCGGCTCCACGAGGCCGTGCTGGCCTATGGCCGGGACTTCATGATCAACAAGGGCTTCACCTACTGCATCCCCCCCTTCATGATCCACGGTAGCGTGGTGGAGGGCGTCATGAGCCAGACGGACATGGACGCCATGATGTATAAGATCGAGGGTGAGGACCTGTACCTCATCGGTACCAGTGAGCACTCCATGATCGGCAAGTTCATCGACCAGATCGTCCCGGTGGAGAGCCTGCCCCAGACCCTGACCTCCTACTCCCCCTGCTTCCGCAAGGAGAAGGGCGCCCACGGCATCGAGGAGCGGGGCATCTACCGCATCCACCAGTTTGAAAAGCAGGAGATGATCGTGGTCTGCAAGCCGGAGGACTCCAAGGCGTGGTACGAGAAGCTGTGGCGTTACAGCGTGGAGCTGTTCCGCTCTCTGGATATCCCCGTGCGGCAGCTGGAGTGCTGCTCCGGCGATCTGGCGGACCTGAAGTGCAAGTCCTGCGACATCGAGGCCTGGTCTCCCCGGCAGCAGAAGTACTTCGAGGTGTGCTCCTGCTCCAATCTGGGGGATGCACAGGCCCGCCGCCTGAAGATCCGCTACAAGGACGAGAACGGCCGGATGCAGCTGTGCCACACCCTGAATAACACCTGCGTGGCCCCTCCCCGGATGCTCATCGCCTTTCTGGAAAACAACCTCCAGCCCGACGGCACCGTGCTGATCCCCAAGGTGCTCCAGCCCTACATGGGCGGCTGCGAGAAGCTGGTTCCCAAACGCTGA
- a CDS encoding ParB/RepB/Spo0J family partition protein has product MANASKGLGRGLAALLGDDVMTPEEEKTSLYLPISQVESCASQPRKQFDPDALADLADSIREHGIIQPLTVRKLQSGYYQIIAGERRWRAARMAGLSEVPAIVIEADDRKAMELAMIENLQREDLNPMEEAEGYQTLMQQYNMTQEETAQRVGKSRSAVANAMRLLKLCPPVRAMVEDGRLSSGHARAILPLSPAMQESAANAIIKDELSVRQTEQLVKKLTAPPKPEQPEPDGLSVDYAKEAAKELGSRLGRGCRIVTGRKKGRIELEYYGVEDLNQLLDALHALKTK; this is encoded by the coding sequence ATGGCGAATGCATCCAAGGGCTTAGGTCGGGGACTGGCCGCCCTGCTGGGGGACGATGTGATGACCCCCGAAGAGGAGAAAACCAGTCTGTACCTGCCCATTTCCCAAGTAGAGAGCTGCGCTTCCCAGCCACGGAAGCAATTTGACCCGGACGCTCTGGCCGATCTGGCGGACTCCATCCGGGAGCATGGCATCATTCAGCCCCTGACGGTGCGAAAGCTGCAGTCAGGGTACTATCAAATCATCGCCGGTGAACGGCGCTGGCGGGCCGCCCGGATGGCGGGTCTGTCGGAGGTGCCGGCCATCGTCATCGAGGCCGACGACCGCAAGGCCATGGAGCTGGCCATGATCGAGAACCTCCAGCGGGAGGATCTGAACCCCATGGAGGAGGCTGAGGGCTACCAGACGCTGATGCAGCAGTACAACATGACCCAGGAGGAGACGGCCCAGCGGGTGGGCAAATCCCGGTCCGCCGTAGCCAACGCCATGCGCCTGCTGAAGCTGTGTCCCCCGGTGCGGGCCATGGTGGAGGACGGGCGGCTCTCCAGCGGACACGCCAGAGCTATTCTCCCCCTCTCCCCTGCCATGCAGGAGTCGGCGGCTAACGCCATCATCAAGGACGAGCTGTCGGTGCGGCAGACAGAGCAGCTGGTGAAGAAGCTGACGGCTCCCCCCAAGCCGGAGCAGCCGGAACCGGATGGGCTCTCCGTCGATTATGCCAAGGAGGCCGCCAAGGAACTGGGTAGCCGTCTGGGCCGGGGCTGCCGCATTGTCACGGGCCGAAAAAAGGGCCGCATCGAACTGGAATACTACGGGGTGGAGGATCTGAATCAGCTGTTGGACGCCCTCCACGCCCTGAAAACCAAATAA